A part of Salvelinus alpinus chromosome 5, SLU_Salpinus.1, whole genome shotgun sequence genomic DNA contains:
- the LOC139576773 gene encoding ubiquitin-conjugating enzyme E2 D4 isoform X1, with amino-acid sequence MHFSSRDTPELLSSSSGRREGELTDLQRDPPAQCSAGPVGDDLFHWQATIMGPNDSPYQGGVFFLTIHFPTDYPFKPPKVAFTTKIYHPNINSNGSICLDILRSQWSPALTVSKVLLSICSLLCDPNPDDPLVPEIAHTYKADREKYNRLAREWTQKYAM; translated from the exons ATGCATTTCTCGTCTCGCGATACTCCGGAACTCCTCTCCAGCAgcagtggaaggagagagggg GAACTGACAGATTTGCAGAGGGATCCGCCTGCACAGTGCTCAGCGGGACCAGTTGGAGATGATT tGTTTCACTGGCAGGCGACAATAATGGGTCCG AATGACAGTCCTTATCAGGGAGGGGTGTTCTTTTTGACTATACACTTCCCTACAGATTACCCCTTCAAACCACCAAAG GTTGCGTTCACGACAaagatctaccaccccaatatcaacAGTAATGGAAGCATTTGTCTGGATATATTGAGATCTCAATGGTCGCCTGCACTCACTGTATCAAAAG TTCTCTTGTCAATCTGCTCTCTGCTTTGCGATCCGAACCCAGATGACCCTCTTGTACCAGAGATTGCACACACCTACAAAGCTGACAGGGAAAA GTACAACAGACTAGCAAGAGAATGGACACAGAAGTATGCAATGTGA
- the LOC139576773 gene encoding ubiquitin-conjugating enzyme E2 D4 isoform X2 has protein sequence MALKRIQKELTDLQRDPPAQCSAGPVGDDLFHWQATIMGPNDSPYQGGVFFLTIHFPTDYPFKPPKVAFTTKIYHPNINSNGSICLDILRSQWSPALTVSKVLLSICSLLCDPNPDDPLVPEIAHTYKADREKYNRLAREWTQKYAM, from the exons ATGGCGTTGAAAAGAATTCAAAAG GAACTGACAGATTTGCAGAGGGATCCGCCTGCACAGTGCTCAGCGGGACCAGTTGGAGATGATT tGTTTCACTGGCAGGCGACAATAATGGGTCCG AATGACAGTCCTTATCAGGGAGGGGTGTTCTTTTTGACTATACACTTCCCTACAGATTACCCCTTCAAACCACCAAAG GTTGCGTTCACGACAaagatctaccaccccaatatcaacAGTAATGGAAGCATTTGTCTGGATATATTGAGATCTCAATGGTCGCCTGCACTCACTGTATCAAAAG TTCTCTTGTCAATCTGCTCTCTGCTTTGCGATCCGAACCCAGATGACCCTCTTGTACCAGAGATTGCACACACCTACAAAGCTGACAGGGAAAA GTACAACAGACTAGCAAGAGAATGGACACAGAAGTATGCAATGTGA